A genomic window from Salvia miltiorrhiza cultivar Shanhuang (shh) chromosome 5, IMPLAD_Smil_shh, whole genome shotgun sequence includes:
- the LOC130985458 gene encoding NAC domain-containing protein 73-like, protein MTWSNNNNDALQIKQNYTVSKPDQLRTIICPSCGHTVKLQDQYQSGVQDLPGLPAGVKFDPSDQEILQHLEAKVYSDAKKLHPLIDEFIPTIDGENGICYTHPQKLPGVSKEGQVRHFFHRPSKAYTTGTRKRRKVHTDDDDGGSGSGGETRWHKTGKTRAVSGDVRGYKKILVLYTNFGRQRKPEKTNWVMHQYHLGHNQDEKDGELVLSKVFYQTQPRQCATKPTNADQSSFMSKNQSFVVDYYNPYSNADAPPHLIPNLLLHGDGSSSFLHVPSAATKPK, encoded by the exons ATGACATGGTCCAATAATAACAATGATGCCCtccaaattaaacaaaattatactGTTTCCAAACCTGATCAACTTAGGACCATCATCTGCCCTTCATGCGGCCATACTGTAAAACTTCAAGATCAATATCAG AGCGGAGTTCAAGATTTGCCTGGGCTACCTGCTGGGGTGAAGTTCGATCCGTCGGATCAAGAAATACTTCAACACTTGGAAGCCAAAGTGTATTCAGATGCAAAGAAGCTGCATCCTTTGATTGATGAATTCATCCCCACTATCGACGGTGAAAATGGAATTTGCTATACTCATCCCCAGAAATTACCTG GAGTAAGCAAAGAAGGACAGGTGCGGCACTTCTTCCACAGGCCGTCCAAGGCATACACAACGGGGACACGAAAGCGACGTAAGGTGCACACCGACGACGACGACggcggcagcggcagcggcggcgagaCCAGGTGGCACAAGACCGGCAAAACCAGAGCCGTGTCAGGCGACGTGAGGGGCTACAAAAAGATCCTGGTGCTCTACACAAACTTCGGGCGGCAGCGGAAACCGGAGAAGACAAACTGGGTGATGCACCAATACCATCTCGGCCACAACCAAGACGAAAAAGACGGTGAATTGGTGCTCTCCAAAGTCTTCTACCAAACGCAGCCTAGGCAATGCGCTACCAAACCCACAAACGCTGATCAAAGCTCCTTCATGTCCAAGAACCAGAGTTTCGTCGTCGATTACTATAATCCTTACAGCAACGCAGACGCCCCACCTCACCTCATTCCCAATTTGCTTCTTCATGGTGACGGATCTTCGTCCTTCCTTCATGTGCCTTCCGCTGCAACTAAACCCAAATGA
- the LOC130985460 gene encoding serine/threonine-protein kinase-like protein ACR4, which produces MSYVELRLIYSLLLGILATSITIFAAVLFFLCRKKAIEEEDSESTPIAKPCAPSYPLMEIDAATDGFNHRRIVGKGRIGTVYAAVTPKGELVAVKRIHPRLVLNNAGFGFSSILKWLSLADHPHVVPITGFSEAPGERIIVMEFGGMLSLDFYLHQNPDGAALLDWRRRLRIAAGAARGLEYLHEEVAPPIIHGCVKPSNILVDVKLCARLCDYGLHFLAPRERQGLAGYVDDEYWKEKKGASKECDVFGFGVVLLELLSGRRSDEVVEWGLPLIRGMRLNELLDPRLPIPTDVGPLLRFSKVALACVANCRRNRPSMTQVAAILNSIEMAL; this is translated from the exons ATGAGTTATGTAGAACTGAGGTTGATCTACAGTCTCCTTCTGGGCATTCTGGCAACCAGCATCACGATCTTCGCGGCGGTGCTTTTCTTCCTATGCAGAAAGAAGGCGATCGAGGAAGAAGACAGCGAATCAACCCCGATCGCCAAACCCTGCGCGCCGTCGTATCCTCTGATGGAGATCGACGCCGCCACCGACGGGTTCAACCACCGCAGGATAGTGGGGAAGGGGCGGATCGGCACCGTATACGCGGCGGTGACGCCCAAGGGGGAGCTGGTGGCGGTGAAGAGAATCCACCCCCGCCTCGTGCTCAACAATGCGGGCTTCGGGTTTTCCTCCATTCTCAAATGGCTCTCCTTGGCCGATCATCCCCACGTGGTGCCCATCACAG GGTTCTCGGAGGCCCCGGGGGAGAGGATTATAGTGATGGAATTCGGCGGGATGCTGAGCCTCGACTTCTACCTGCACCAGAACCCCGACGGCGCGGCGCTGCTGGACTGGCGGCGGCGCCTGAGGATCGCGGCGGGGGCGGCGAGGGGGCTGGAGTACCTGCACGAGGAGGTGGCGCCGCCGATCATCCACGGCTGCGTGAAGCCGTCCAACATACTGGTGGACGTGAAGCTGTGCGCGAGGTTGTGCGACTACGGGCTGCATTTTCTGGCGCCGCGCGAGCGGCAGGGGTTGGCGGGGTACGTGGACGACGAGTATTGGAAGGAGAAGAAGGGGGCTTCGAAGGAATGCGACGTCTTCGGATTCGGCGTCGTTTTGCTGGAGCTGCTGAGCGGGCGGAGGAGTGATGAGGTGGTTGAGTGGGGTTTGCCGTTGATCAGAGGAATGAGGTTGAATGAGTTGTTGGATCCGAGGCTGCCCATTCCGACCGATGTGGGCCCGCTTCTTCGCTTCTCCAAGGTTGCGTTGGCCTGCGTCGCCAACTGCCGGAGAAATCGCCCCTCGATGACGCAGGTCGCCGCCATTTTAAACAGTATAGAGATGGCTCTCTGA